Proteins encoded by one window of Dioscorea cayenensis subsp. rotundata cultivar TDr96_F1 chromosome 6, TDr96_F1_v2_PseudoChromosome.rev07_lg8_w22 25.fasta, whole genome shotgun sequence:
- the LOC120263748 gene encoding uncharacterized protein LOC120263748 isoform X1, which translates to MAQTLLHPLISPPNLKLFSSCKSRPQSPIVSIRKLQSLVLQASKDDAEVRNSDVLSSSNPLLSLINAPSWVTWLTSASVVLSIPFYRRIRKAQDQVEVMVDKVADEMENVAEKVEKISADMAEALPEGTLKEMVLNVEKTAVAVEEGAKKTHILIEKLDKIEAEVDELVDPLAKGEAT; encoded by the exons ATGGCTCAaactcttcttcatcctctgaTCAGCCCTCCCAATCTCAAACTCTTCTCTTCATGTAAGTCTCGGCCCCAGTCCCCCATCGTATCGATTCGTAAACTCCAGTCATTAGTATTACAAGCATCAAAAGATGATGC GGAAGTTAGGAACTCTGATGTTTTATCTTCATCCAATCCTCTCCTCTCTCTCATTAATGCACCCTCTTG GGTAACATGGCTAACAAGTGCTTCTGTTGTTCTATCAATACCATTCTacagaagaataagaaaagcaCAAG ATCAAGTAGAGGTTATGGTGGATAAGGTGGCAGATGAAATGGAGAATGTGGCTGAGAAGGTGGAGAAAATATCTGCTGATATGGCTGAGGCATTGCCTGAGGGAACATTGAAAGAAATGGTTTTGAATGTAGAGAAAACAGCCGTTGCTGTAGAGGAGGGTGCTAAAAAGACtcatattttaattgaaaag TTGGATAAAATTGAGGCTGAAGTAGATGAACTGGTTGATCCTTTGGCAAAAGGAGAAGCTACATGA
- the LOC120263730 gene encoding uncharacterized protein LOC120263730: MAQTLLPPLNLYNMKLFSSNNSRSQPRVVSIRKLRSLVLQASKDDMGAVNFDVSHASSSNPLFSLIKAPTWLIWLMGGSSVVPSVSFYRKIRKAQDRLEATVDAVAETVENVAEKVEKISCEMADALPDGTLKEIILAVEKTADIIDKSAEKTGNLIDKLDDIEAKVDAFVDPSNKGEAASKEGDERKQA; this comes from the exons ATGGCTCAAActcttcttcctcctctcaacctctacaacatGAAACTCTTCTCTTCCAATAATTCCCGGTCTCAGCCCCGCGTCGTATCGATTCGTAAACTCCGTTCATTAGTATTACAAGCATCAAAAGATGATAT GGGGGCTGTGAACTTTGATGTTAGTCATGCATCTTCATCCAatcctctcttctctctcatTAAGGCACCCACATG GTTGATCTGGTTAATGGGTGGTTCTTCTGTTGTCCCATCAGTATCATTCtacagaaaaataagaaaagcaCAAG ATCGATTGGAGGCTACAGTAGATGCAGTGGCAGAAACAGTGGAGAATGTGGCCGAGAAAGTGGAGAAAATATCTTGTGAGATGGCTGATGCATTACCTGATGGAACATTGAAGGAAATAATTTTGGCAGTAGAAAAAACAGCCGATATTATAGACAAGAGTGCGGAAAAGACAGGAAATTTAATTGATAAG TTGGATGATATTGAGGCCAAAGTAGATGCATTTGTTGATCCTTCGAACAAAGGAGAGGCTGCATCGAAAGAAGGTGATGAAAGAAAGCAAGCTTGA